The proteins below come from a single Tachypleus tridentatus isolate NWPU-2018 chromosome 13, ASM421037v1, whole genome shotgun sequence genomic window:
- the LOC143239193 gene encoding bestrophin-4-like isoform X1, whose protein sequence is MTVTYSLAVADTRLLGFAKLLFKWRGSIYKLLYREVAIFCVTYCFLSLLYRCVLTEEQRIAFEKFSIYCETFTNLIPLSFVLGFYVAVIVGRWWQQYMSIPWPDKISMLISAYVHGNDERGRMIRRSLVRYLSLLSVLTFQTMSTAVKKRFPSLDHLEESGLMTKEERRAYDDIPGAHGKWWVPAQWFTSLVVRARREGRIKDDILLKTLLEELHVYRGNCGMLYSYDWISVPLVYTQVVTLAIYTYFLACVMGRQYLDVSKGYLGHKIDLYVPIFTILQFFFYMGWLKVAESLINPFGDDDDDFELNWCLDRNLVVSTLIVDEMFQRHPLLVKDQFWDELEPQLPHTKSSITGRTQPYLGSTANLDVHPDESEFVPMETILEEDDCEDVYTSLPNSPDNEPLTPGGEDNVSQRSGIRFPEFPGSKILNFLIGQSSSENVAQTPKREPNFSPSFLLKTPRKRSCTESGTEASGSRKLIEQEKKKSRSKLSLSSKKDINNDESQCLVENVSYEPNTYVSCTSDPLKTQHSDENIETVVKTSDKPSQNTLEIRVDIDPTPSLTSADLLSPYEPNKEEPSVQLPCSDTIKEFSEEEVQPLTKDSFDDLPTGFQPCTSSASEHSSLCDSHVPLAANRSSGCSPEAERQSPN, encoded by the exons ATGACAGTCACATACTCTCTGGCCGTCGCAGATACTCGGCTCCTCGGATTCGCCAAGTTACTCTTCAAATGGCGTGGTAGCATCTACAAACTTCTGTACAGGGAAGTTGCTATTTTTTGTGTGACGTATTGCTTTCTTTCTTTACTCTACCGGTGCGTCTTAACGGAGGAACAGAgaat AGCATTTGAAAAGTTCTCCATCTACTGTGAGACTTTCACTAACCTTATACCATTGTCCTTTGTCCTTGGGTTCTATGTGGCAGTAATTGTGGGTCGATGGTGGCAACAGTACATGTCTATTCCTTGGCCAGACAA GATCAGTATGCTTATTTCAGCTTACGTCCACGGTAATGACGAGAGAGGGCGCATGATTCGCCGTTCCCTCGTTCGATACCTGAGTCTTCTGTCAGTCCTTACCTTCCAAACCATGAGTACTGCAGTTAAGAAAAGGTTCCCGTCATTGGATCATTTAGAAGAATCAG GACTCATGACGAAAGAGGAAAGACGAGCTTATGATGATATTCCTGGAGCTCATGGAAAATGGTGGGTTCCTGCGCAATGGTTTACGTCCCTGGTGGTCAGAGCAAGGAGGGAAGGACGAATCAAGGATGATATTCTTCTGAAGACCCTACTAGAG GAACTACACGTTTACCGTGGAAACTGTGGTATGCTTTACAGTTACGACTGGATAAGTGTTCCCTTAGTGTACACTCAG GTGGTGACTTTAGCTATCTACACGTACTTCCTAGCCTGCGTGATGGGCAGACAGTATCTAGATGTATCAAAAGGTTATCTCGGACATAAAATTGACTTGTATGTTCCCATCTTTACgatacttcaattttttttttacatgggGTGGCTAAAG gtGGCAGAATCGTTGATTAATCCTTTTGGTGACGATGACGACGATTTTGAGTTGAATTGGTGCTTGGACAGAAACTTGGTG GTGTCCACCTTAATCGTAGACGAAATGTTTCAGCGACATCCGTTGCTTGTGAAAGACCAGTTTTGGGACGAATTGGAACCTCAGTTACCTCACACGAAATCTTCTATTACGGGACGAACACAGCCTTACCTTGGATCCACTGCTAATTTGGA TGTTCACCCTGATGAATCAGAATTTGTTCCCATGGAAACCATTCTGGAAGAAGATGACTGTGAAGACGTGTATACCAGTCTTCCAAATAGTCCTGACAACGAACCTCTGACTCCCGGAGGCGAAGACAACGTTTCTCAAAGAAGTGGGATACGCTTTCCAGAATTTCCAGGTAGCAAAATACTAAACTTTTTGATTGGTCAAAGCAGCTCAGAGAATGTTGCTCAGACACCAAAAAGAGAACCGAACTTCTCTCCCTCCTTTTTACTGAAAACACCTCGGAAACGTTCTTGTACAGAGTCAGGGACCGAAGCCTCAGGAAGTCGCAAATTGAttgaacaagaaaagaaaaaatctcGATCGAAACTTTCTCTCTCATCAAAGAAAGATATTAACAATGATGAATCTCAATGTTTGGTAGAAAATGTCTCTTACGAACCAAATACCTACGTTTCGTGCACTTCTGACCCGTTAAAAACTCAACATAGCGACGAAAATATTGAAACTGTTGTTAAAACTTCTGATAAGCCATCCCAAAATACGCTTGAAATAAGAGTTGACATAGATCCCACACCAAGTTTAACGTCTGCTGATCTATTATCTCCTTATGAACCAAATAAAGAGGAACCATCAGTTCAGTTACCCTGCTCCGATACCATCAAAGAATTTTCTGAGGAAGAAGTACAGCCTCTAACAAAAGATTCATTTGATGACTTGCCCACAGGATTCCAACCATGCACTTCGAGTGCAAGTGAACATTCATCTTTATGTGATTCACATGTTCCACTTGCAGCTAATCGGTCGTCAGGCTGTTCACCAGAAGCTGAAAGACAGTCTCCAAACTAA
- the LOC143239193 gene encoding bestrophin-4-like isoform X2 produces MDTTDFKAFEKFSIYCETFTNLIPLSFVLGFYVAVIVGRWWQQYMSIPWPDKISMLISAYVHGNDERGRMIRRSLVRYLSLLSVLTFQTMSTAVKKRFPSLDHLEESGLMTKEERRAYDDIPGAHGKWWVPAQWFTSLVVRARREGRIKDDILLKTLLEELHVYRGNCGMLYSYDWISVPLVYTQVVTLAIYTYFLACVMGRQYLDVSKGYLGHKIDLYVPIFTILQFFFYMGWLKVAESLINPFGDDDDDFELNWCLDRNLVVSTLIVDEMFQRHPLLVKDQFWDELEPQLPHTKSSITGRTQPYLGSTANLDVHPDESEFVPMETILEEDDCEDVYTSLPNSPDNEPLTPGGEDNVSQRSGIRFPEFPGSKILNFLIGQSSSENVAQTPKREPNFSPSFLLKTPRKRSCTESGTEASGSRKLIEQEKKKSRSKLSLSSKKDINNDESQCLVENVSYEPNTYVSCTSDPLKTQHSDENIETVVKTSDKPSQNTLEIRVDIDPTPSLTSADLLSPYEPNKEEPSVQLPCSDTIKEFSEEEVQPLTKDSFDDLPTGFQPCTSSASEHSSLCDSHVPLAANRSSGCSPEAERQSPN; encoded by the exons ATGGACACTACCGACTTTAA AGCATTTGAAAAGTTCTCCATCTACTGTGAGACTTTCACTAACCTTATACCATTGTCCTTTGTCCTTGGGTTCTATGTGGCAGTAATTGTGGGTCGATGGTGGCAACAGTACATGTCTATTCCTTGGCCAGACAA GATCAGTATGCTTATTTCAGCTTACGTCCACGGTAATGACGAGAGAGGGCGCATGATTCGCCGTTCCCTCGTTCGATACCTGAGTCTTCTGTCAGTCCTTACCTTCCAAACCATGAGTACTGCAGTTAAGAAAAGGTTCCCGTCATTGGATCATTTAGAAGAATCAG GACTCATGACGAAAGAGGAAAGACGAGCTTATGATGATATTCCTGGAGCTCATGGAAAATGGTGGGTTCCTGCGCAATGGTTTACGTCCCTGGTGGTCAGAGCAAGGAGGGAAGGACGAATCAAGGATGATATTCTTCTGAAGACCCTACTAGAG GAACTACACGTTTACCGTGGAAACTGTGGTATGCTTTACAGTTACGACTGGATAAGTGTTCCCTTAGTGTACACTCAG GTGGTGACTTTAGCTATCTACACGTACTTCCTAGCCTGCGTGATGGGCAGACAGTATCTAGATGTATCAAAAGGTTATCTCGGACATAAAATTGACTTGTATGTTCCCATCTTTACgatacttcaattttttttttacatgggGTGGCTAAAG gtGGCAGAATCGTTGATTAATCCTTTTGGTGACGATGACGACGATTTTGAGTTGAATTGGTGCTTGGACAGAAACTTGGTG GTGTCCACCTTAATCGTAGACGAAATGTTTCAGCGACATCCGTTGCTTGTGAAAGACCAGTTTTGGGACGAATTGGAACCTCAGTTACCTCACACGAAATCTTCTATTACGGGACGAACACAGCCTTACCTTGGATCCACTGCTAATTTGGA TGTTCACCCTGATGAATCAGAATTTGTTCCCATGGAAACCATTCTGGAAGAAGATGACTGTGAAGACGTGTATACCAGTCTTCCAAATAGTCCTGACAACGAACCTCTGACTCCCGGAGGCGAAGACAACGTTTCTCAAAGAAGTGGGATACGCTTTCCAGAATTTCCAGGTAGCAAAATACTAAACTTTTTGATTGGTCAAAGCAGCTCAGAGAATGTTGCTCAGACACCAAAAAGAGAACCGAACTTCTCTCCCTCCTTTTTACTGAAAACACCTCGGAAACGTTCTTGTACAGAGTCAGGGACCGAAGCCTCAGGAAGTCGCAAATTGAttgaacaagaaaagaaaaaatctcGATCGAAACTTTCTCTCTCATCAAAGAAAGATATTAACAATGATGAATCTCAATGTTTGGTAGAAAATGTCTCTTACGAACCAAATACCTACGTTTCGTGCACTTCTGACCCGTTAAAAACTCAACATAGCGACGAAAATATTGAAACTGTTGTTAAAACTTCTGATAAGCCATCCCAAAATACGCTTGAAATAAGAGTTGACATAGATCCCACACCAAGTTTAACGTCTGCTGATCTATTATCTCCTTATGAACCAAATAAAGAGGAACCATCAGTTCAGTTACCCTGCTCCGATACCATCAAAGAATTTTCTGAGGAAGAAGTACAGCCTCTAACAAAAGATTCATTTGATGACTTGCCCACAGGATTCCAACCATGCACTTCGAGTGCAAGTGAACATTCATCTTTATGTGATTCACATGTTCCACTTGCAGCTAATCGGTCGTCAGGCTGTTCACCAGAAGCTGAAAGACAGTCTCCAAACTAA
- the LOC143239193 gene encoding bestrophin-1-like isoform X3, protein MIRRSLVRYLSLLSVLTFQTMSTAVKKRFPSLDHLEESGLMTKEERRAYDDIPGAHGKWWVPAQWFTSLVVRARREGRIKDDILLKTLLEELHVYRGNCGMLYSYDWISVPLVYTQVVTLAIYTYFLACVMGRQYLDVSKGYLGHKIDLYVPIFTILQFFFYMGWLKVAESLINPFGDDDDDFELNWCLDRNLVVSTLIVDEMFQRHPLLVKDQFWDELEPQLPHTKSSITGRTQPYLGSTANLDVHPDESEFVPMETILEEDDCEDVYTSLPNSPDNEPLTPGGEDNVSQRSGIRFPEFPGSKILNFLIGQSSSENVAQTPKREPNFSPSFLLKTPRKRSCTESGTEASGSRKLIEQEKKKSRSKLSLSSKKDINNDESQCLVENVSYEPNTYVSCTSDPLKTQHSDENIETVVKTSDKPSQNTLEIRVDIDPTPSLTSADLLSPYEPNKEEPSVQLPCSDTIKEFSEEEVQPLTKDSFDDLPTGFQPCTSSASEHSSLCDSHVPLAANRSSGCSPEAERQSPN, encoded by the exons ATGATTCGCCGTTCCCTCGTTCGATACCTGAGTCTTCTGTCAGTCCTTACCTTCCAAACCATGAGTACTGCAGTTAAGAAAAGGTTCCCGTCATTGGATCATTTAGAAGAATCAG GACTCATGACGAAAGAGGAAAGACGAGCTTATGATGATATTCCTGGAGCTCATGGAAAATGGTGGGTTCCTGCGCAATGGTTTACGTCCCTGGTGGTCAGAGCAAGGAGGGAAGGACGAATCAAGGATGATATTCTTCTGAAGACCCTACTAGAG GAACTACACGTTTACCGTGGAAACTGTGGTATGCTTTACAGTTACGACTGGATAAGTGTTCCCTTAGTGTACACTCAG GTGGTGACTTTAGCTATCTACACGTACTTCCTAGCCTGCGTGATGGGCAGACAGTATCTAGATGTATCAAAAGGTTATCTCGGACATAAAATTGACTTGTATGTTCCCATCTTTACgatacttcaattttttttttacatgggGTGGCTAAAG gtGGCAGAATCGTTGATTAATCCTTTTGGTGACGATGACGACGATTTTGAGTTGAATTGGTGCTTGGACAGAAACTTGGTG GTGTCCACCTTAATCGTAGACGAAATGTTTCAGCGACATCCGTTGCTTGTGAAAGACCAGTTTTGGGACGAATTGGAACCTCAGTTACCTCACACGAAATCTTCTATTACGGGACGAACACAGCCTTACCTTGGATCCACTGCTAATTTGGA TGTTCACCCTGATGAATCAGAATTTGTTCCCATGGAAACCATTCTGGAAGAAGATGACTGTGAAGACGTGTATACCAGTCTTCCAAATAGTCCTGACAACGAACCTCTGACTCCCGGAGGCGAAGACAACGTTTCTCAAAGAAGTGGGATACGCTTTCCAGAATTTCCAGGTAGCAAAATACTAAACTTTTTGATTGGTCAAAGCAGCTCAGAGAATGTTGCTCAGACACCAAAAAGAGAACCGAACTTCTCTCCCTCCTTTTTACTGAAAACACCTCGGAAACGTTCTTGTACAGAGTCAGGGACCGAAGCCTCAGGAAGTCGCAAATTGAttgaacaagaaaagaaaaaatctcGATCGAAACTTTCTCTCTCATCAAAGAAAGATATTAACAATGATGAATCTCAATGTTTGGTAGAAAATGTCTCTTACGAACCAAATACCTACGTTTCGTGCACTTCTGACCCGTTAAAAACTCAACATAGCGACGAAAATATTGAAACTGTTGTTAAAACTTCTGATAAGCCATCCCAAAATACGCTTGAAATAAGAGTTGACATAGATCCCACACCAAGTTTAACGTCTGCTGATCTATTATCTCCTTATGAACCAAATAAAGAGGAACCATCAGTTCAGTTACCCTGCTCCGATACCATCAAAGAATTTTCTGAGGAAGAAGTACAGCCTCTAACAAAAGATTCATTTGATGACTTGCCCACAGGATTCCAACCATGCACTTCGAGTGCAAGTGAACATTCATCTTTATGTGATTCACATGTTCCACTTGCAGCTAATCGGTCGTCAGGCTGTTCACCAGAAGCTGAAAGACAGTCTCCAAACTAA